From Candidatus Neomarinimicrobiota bacterium, one genomic window encodes:
- a CDS encoding HD domain-containing protein, whose amino-acid sequence MRDKVLKIWPEINWIKDDELREKTLDAWVWAIENSVLSPEDLEVIPFSLLIKDVDVSFMNHKRTCVQLAVDIAKRMQENFGDSMQIDMDILISGAILIDIGKLLEYEMQDGKLGTSSMGKIVRHPFSGASIAFKFGLPPEVQHIIGTHSKEGDLGMRTTESIIVHHADFVSFEPFKA is encoded by the coding sequence ATGAGAGATAAAGTTTTAAAAATCTGGCCGGAAATTAACTGGATCAAAGACGATGAGTTGAGAGAGAAAACCCTGGATGCGTGGGTTTGGGCCATTGAAAATAGCGTTCTGAGTCCAGAGGATCTGGAAGTGATTCCCTTCTCTTTGCTTATTAAAGATGTGGATGTCTCGTTTATGAATCATAAACGAACTTGTGTTCAACTTGCTGTGGATATTGCCAAGCGCATGCAGGAGAATTTTGGTGATTCCATGCAGATTGATATGGATATCCTGATCTCAGGTGCTATCCTTATTGATATTGGTAAATTGCTTGAATACGAGATGCAGGATGGTAAGCTGGGTACAAGTTCCATGGGCAAGATCGTGCGCCATCCCTTTAGCGGTGCCTCAATTGCGTTCAAGTTTGGATTACCACCTGAGGTTCAGCATATTATCGGTACCCATTCGAAAGAGGGTGATCTGGGTATGCGGACAACCGAATCCATCATTGTTCACCATGCCGATTTTGTTTCCTTCGAGCCCTTTAAGGCATAA